One Algoriphagus sp. Y33 genomic window, AGGATGAACCTGACACAATCACCGGCTTTGTAGCCCAAAGTCTGGAAGTCCTTTGGGGTACACCTGAGGCGGAATTGAATGTGCCTGCCGAAACTGTGGTTATCACGTCAGCGGGAGAGTTTATTAATCTTGCTGTGGAATGGGATCTGATGGGATATGATCCTTTGAAAGCTGGTATTGGCAGCTATTTGGGAACGATAGAAATCCCATCCGGCCTGATCAATCCTGATGAACTTCAGCCAACACTGGAAGTCACTGTTTTGGCCAAACCGGCACCGGAAGATGTGATTTTGAGCCAAAACAGTTTTGTTGCTGCTCCCGATCAATTCTTCCAGGAGATAGGAGATTTTACGGTACTTGATCCGACTGACGACCAGCATACATTCAGCCTTCCTGAAGGAGTTCAGGACAATCAATACTTTGAAGTGCTGGATGGAATCCTGTTCTGGAGCAGTGCTGAGCAGGCTGAAGGCAGGACTAACTTTGTCATTACTTTGCAGGTAACAGATAGAGCCGAAAATGTATTGATGAAAGACTTCCAGATTACCCGTGAGAGAACCCCGCTGGATCAGTTGGAAATAGCCAATACTTTTACGCCTAACGGTGATGGAGTAAACGATATCTGGGGTGTACCTGCTTTACGTTACTATTCCGGGGTCAGGATATCAGTTTTTGCAGTAGGGGGAAAAAGACTCTTCTACACAGAGGACCCGGATCTAAGATGGGACGGTATGTTCAATGGCAGAGAGATGCCGGTCGGGGCTTACCTGTATGTGATAGAAGTGGGAGAGACAGGAGAGGTGAAACGTGGGATGCTTAACCTTCTTAGTAAATAAACAACTGCTTGGAATTGGAGGCCGGTGGATAACGGCCGGCTTCCCTTTTTTAGGATTTTTAATTAATTACAGATGACACAATACATAAAACACCTGATTACCGCAGTGCTTTTCATTGCATCAGTCGGCTCTTCCTATTCCCAGTCGAGGAAATACATTTCCAATTTTGACTTTTTCCAGAGCTACTATAATCCTGCCCTGACAGGATATGAAGGCTCCACAGTGAGGGGTTTTGTGCGTAATCAGTGGTCCGGGGTGGACGGTGCCCCAAAAACCTACTTTTTCAGCACTGAACTTGATTTCGGGGAGTTGGCAGGAGAAGTAGACCCTGCCTTGATGGGGAAAAATGCTGTCTCTGTGAATCTGCTGCACGATACCTATGGGGCATTCCGGGAGACAGAACTCACATTGGGTTACGCAAGCAGGATCAGGTTGACAGAAAAGCATAACCTCAGACTGGGAGCAGGGCTGAACTACCAGAGCATCCGGTTGGATGGCAATGCCCTGACTACAGAAGAACAGAATGATCCCACACTGGGACAGTATATTGGACAGTTTTCGAATATGGAGGTGGTGGATTTCAATCTGGGTATTGCCCTGACGCACGCAAACTACTATTTTTCCTATGGTATCCATCGGGTAAACGGTGGAAGGATCACCTCAGGGGATGAATTCATGGAAGCCTATCCTGCAAGCTCCATTTTTCAGGCAGGGTACAGAAGTGCAATAAGTTATAATGTGGCTGTAATACTGAATGGGATGTATAGCACACAGAAGAATCAGGGCGACAATATAGAATTCAATTTGAAAGCCTTGCTGATGGACAGGCTTTGGTTGGGAATTGGACACAGAATCGATTATGCTACCAATGCCCAGTTGGGCATCGTGACCAAGCGCTTAAGAATAGGCTATCTGTACGAGTTTCCAAATGCCACCAGTTACAACCTTCCTGGCAATACCCATGAATTCACAGCGGTATTCAATATATTTAGAGACAATGTGGGAACAGGGTCTCAGGAAGTGATGATGTGGTAGGCTTAATGCTATGGACTTAAAGTTTATATTCCAATAGAAAAATTCTTTTTCAATTTTAATACTGTTTAATTATGACTACAGAAACAATTCGACTTATCGACGAAAGTTTGGACCCTATTAAAAAAGGAGCTAACCCGTTGCTCTCAATGAGCAAGACCGATATGGAAAACTATATTTCCATTCGAAGCAAAGGTATACCCGGTAAAAGAGCCTTCTTCAACCACATCAGAAATGTGGCCACTAAGGAGGTTATGGTCACGGGATTATTTCTCAATTTTTCGCAGGACTTGTCGGATTCTAAACTGAATTCCATCCTAGGGAATAAAAATATAGAGCGGTTTTTTTTGTACGCTGATACCATTATCATTAATAGGGAATTAAAGTTTCCACAAACGAATGTGACTATTGGTTGCAGGCAGTTGATCATTGAGGAGAAAGGCCAAATTATAACAACTCCCGAATCCAATCCGCAGCCTTATGCAACAGGAGGGACTGAGGGAAATAGTGCAGCCGGTGCAGATGGTCACAGAGGTGGAAATATTACGCTTCTTTGTGGTTCAATTGAAAATAAGCGCAAATCAGGCCCAGCCTTTATTTTGGATGGAGGTAAAGCCCAAGATGGCCAGCTAGGTGGGTATTACACCGTAAAGCATAACGATGAATTTCCTTTATCATGGTCAAAAATAGAAACAGAGGCCATGAGCAATGATGAAATAAAAGGAGGCTTGGCTAACTGGGATTGGCCGGACTTTAGTGGAATTGATAAAACGAAAATTTACTTTGCGAGTATTTGGTCAGTGAACCTTGGCTGGTTGGATACAAAGAAGAGAGAGAAAAAGGTTACTGTTGGTGATGCTGACTTACCTAATCAGGACAATGGAGCTGATGCATATGCTTCAGGAGACGGAGGAGATGGTGGAGACGCAGGTGATTTACTCATGTTGGACCATATTAAATCCGAAAAAGATGTTACCTCTCAGCAAAAGGGCGGTGAAAAAGGCTTTTCTAAAAAGATAGAATCTCAACCTCCTGCTCAAAAAAGCACGTTTTATCATATTGACCTTACTATTTGGCATAAAGACATCAACTATTTATGGAATAAGGATCGGTTGAAATATGAACCTAAGGTTTCCATTGCAAAAAAGTTACCTGCCGAATATGGTTTGTCTGCCAAAGGGAATGATGGTGTAAATGGTAAAGACGGTCTGCAATTGGGCCCGTCGAACAGCGAACAATACTGGCTGCGTCCAGTTTTATTGGAAACGATGTTAGGTTATGCCAAAACACACTTTAGAGATGGCGATCGAAATAAAGCTCAGTGGATTTTAGATCATTATGCTCTTGCGATAGATACGATCCCCCTAACTCTAAGGGATGACATGCACTTATCCTCTCTCATTCGTGAGGTGGAATTATACCACCGCAGGCTTAACCAAAACCTGGATTTTTACGGCTATCCTCCAGGGTGGATTCCTCGCATGTCAGCGCTTTCCAACTTGAAAATCCTTAATAGTTCCAGAAGGGATTTAGCCCAGCTTATTTATTTCGCCAATACCCTCTTAAAACAGGATGACGAGAACAGCCTGAAAGCAAAAAATCTGGAATGGGCGGTAAATGAACTAAGAGAGGGAATGGAAGCCGCACAGGGAAATATTGTAGCTGCCTTCGAAGCACTTCCTTCAATCAAACAGGAGTTGTTCGTGGTAGAAAGTAAAGTGGCTGAACAGTTAGCCGCACTTCGTGCACTTAAGGCTAAAATACTTTTGGAGATTGAAGAAAAAGAAAGAGCTCAGGCGTTGTTTACCGGAGCTTTTGAAATAGCAGCGGGGATTTGTGTCATGATTCCTGTAGGTCAGCCTTATGTAGGGGCCGTGGGTAGTGTATTGTCTCAAATTGGTAAAATCGACATTGATTCTGAAAATCCACTGACGGAAGGATTGAATTTTGCAACTGGACTTACCGGAGAACTCTCAACTTTTGTCAATGATAATAAGGGAAAAATCAGCAAGGATGCAAACTCCGGTCTAACTAAAGAAGTCACCAGCGGAACCAAGGAATTAAATCAATTTGAGGGGGATATTCAGGCTGTAAAAGCAGATAGACTTGCCGCTGAAGCTGCGGTGGTCAATAAGTTTTCAGACCAGGAATTGGCTATCCTTCATGAACGGGTAAGAGTAATTGACGGGCTGGCCAGCAATGCTCAACAGGATTTTTCCCATACCGAAGACTATGTAGAAATACTTGGTAACCTAGATATACTACAGGCTGAAATAGATCACAGCAAAGATCTTCGGGAAGCGGATAAAAACAGGCTCAGCCAACGGCTAAAAGAACTTAATATCGAAAAGAAAGAGTTGGCAGGCAGACTGAAGATCCAGAAGGAAAAAAGAACAAAAAGGGAGAAGAATGTGGAAAATGCCGGGAAGGCTTTAAAGGGACTTACTACTGGGCTGAGTGGAGTTTCTTCAGGAATCCAAAAAATGATGGTGGAGTTTGATCCTGACTCGCCTGAAGTGAAAGCCAAATTTGAAAAAATAATGGCTTCCAAATACAAGCAGGAATTTGTGAAAATCAACGAGGCCATCGATGCTATGAATAAGCTGAAGCTGCCTTTGGTAGATAGACTCCTTTGGTTTGAGCAGCGCATAAGTCAGGGAGTGCAGCGGATCAATAATTCTTTGGTGCAATGGTCTGTACTCAACGACCAGCGAGTTGAAGCTGAGCAACACGGTCTTCTGCCGAGTAGTAGGTCTATTCTACAGAGAATTGAGGAAGAATCCTGGGCTTTGTTGATGCAGGAATGCTATTACCTTACCAAATCTTATCAATACCGGTTCCTTAGAAGAATAGATCCGATTCAGCATGGAATAAAAAGTTTTATTGAGGATGTTGCTCAGCAAAGTGAGGGCGTAAATCCAGGTTCTATGGATGTGGATGCTTACAACCTGCTTTTTGAAAAAGTACTTCGTAGTCAATTCCACAGATTGGGTGTTGCGCTGTTGACAGATACTCAGGAGGGGCAAGGGACTATTGAAACCCCAAGTATGACTGTTACTATTGTTGAAAATGATAAAAATAGCAATGGTGATTTTATCCTACAACGGTTCAATGAAACTGGTAGGGCTCAGTTTAGGTTTGATGAGATAGAAAGTGGTAAAAAAGGGACAAAAAACTGGAAGTTCTACCGCATCATCGGAATCGAGTTTCTCAATATAAAACTCAGGGAATCGCATGCTTCTTTCGATTTTGGCATCAGGCATTCGGGAGAATCTATCGTCAGAGATCAAAAGGGAACTCCCTACTTCTTCACTTCGATCAGCAGCCAAAACAACTTAACCGGAAAGGATGGGGGATCCAGTTTTAATCTTCAGGTACAGTC contains:
- a CDS encoding type IX secretion system membrane protein PorP/SprF, with translation MTQYIKHLITAVLFIASVGSSYSQSRKYISNFDFFQSYYNPALTGYEGSTVRGFVRNQWSGVDGAPKTYFFSTELDFGELAGEVDPALMGKNAVSVNLLHDTYGAFRETELTLGYASRIRLTEKHNLRLGAGLNYQSIRLDGNALTTEEQNDPTLGQYIGQFSNMEVVDFNLGIALTHANYYFSYGIHRVNGGRITSGDEFMEAYPASSIFQAGYRSAISYNVAVILNGMYSTQKNQGDNIEFNLKALLMDRLWLGIGHRIDYATNAQLGIVTKRLRIGYLYEFPNATSYNLPGNTHEFTAVFNIFRDNVGTGSQEVMMW